The Thermodesulfobacteriota bacterium genomic interval TCATTTGATGAAACAGTCTATCATATAGTAATAGCCAGCAGATTCTTCGACCTTGGGCTTGACGTACTCTCCGATGCCGTAAGACATCCCTCTTTTAACCCAACAGAGCTGGAAAAAGAGAAAGAAGTCATCATGGAAGAGATCAAGCGGTGCGAGGACCAGCCTATGGTAAAATTAACGCAAGCCCTCTTCTCTACCAGCTATAATCTACATACATACCGTCGCCCGATAATCGGTTTTGAAGATACAGTAAAGAGTTTTACCAGAGGCAATCTTCTGGATTTTTATAAGAGATGGTATACCCCGAGCAATATTACCCTTATAGTAGTTGGAGATATTGAGAATACTGCTGTCTCTCCTAAAATAGAACTGGCATTTAAAGATTTTACATCAAATCAAGGAACCAGTCAGGGCAGAGTTCAGGAATTGCCTCAGAAAACCATAAGAAGCAGCGTTATGATTGACAATGTAATGGAAGGTTACATGAGCGCGGCATTCCATATCCCTGGTATCAACCACAAAGACACCCCAGCCCTCGATATACTTTCCTTTATACTGGGTAACGGCGATTCTTCACGGTTATACAAGGAGGTAAAAGACCGGAAGGGACTTGTATATAACATATATTCCTATAGTTTTATGCCTAAGGAACCAGGGCTTTTAGTCATAACCAGTGTAATGGAAAGCGAGAAATCCAGGGATGCCCTGGCAGCTATATTAGAGGAGACGTACAGATTAAAGTCCGAAAAGATAAACGATAATGAATTAGAAAAGGCCAAGCTAAATATCGAGAGTGAATTCCTATATGGCAAGGAAACAGTCCAGGGGCAGGCCAGACAATTGGGGCATTTTGACGTAGTAGCAGAGAATATAAATTTTGAAAAGGAATACATCAACCTGATATATAAGGTTAAAAACCATGACATTATGAGAGCAGCAAAAAGGTATCTAAAGAATGAAAACCTGACGGCTGTCTTTCTGCTGCCTCATGGAAATGGAGATGACATAAACGAAGACTTAATCAAGGATATCGCCTCAAAAAAAGAGAGTAAATCGAGGTGCCGCTATCCAAAACCCTGTAAAAAAGGGGTGGAACAGATAGAAAAAATAACTATGGAAAATGGTATGACGCTTTTGATTAAGGAAGACCATTCTACCCCTATTGTTGCAATGAGAGCAGTTTTTTTAGGAGGGCTGCGGTTTGAAAAGAAGAGATTGAACGGGGTAAATAACTTCATAGCAGAAATGCTTACCAAGGGAACCAGGGATCGTAATGCCCTTGAAATCGCTCAACTGATTGAATCCACTGCAGGAAGTATCCATGGGTTTTCAGGCAGGAACAGTTTTGGTTTAACCTCTGAAATTTTGAGCAGATTCTTTGACACAGGATTAAGGCTCTTCTCAGATATCATAATCAATCCCACCTTTGATCAGGCTGAATTAGAGAAGGAAAGGACAGATATACTAGCAGCCCTGAAACAGCAAGAGGATAATCTTGCCTCCTACACCTTTAACATCTTTGCCAAA includes:
- a CDS encoding pitrilysin family protein, producing MKDYQRLKLENGMTLILKENRSAPVVALQMWVKAGSGDETDREAGICHIIEHMLFKGTEKRGVGEIAYEIESSGGEINAYTSFDETVYHIVIASRFFDLGLDVLSDAVRHPSFNPTELEKEKEVIMEEIKRCEDQPMVKLTQALFSTSYNLHTYRRPIIGFEDTVKSFTRGNLLDFYKRWYTPSNITLIVVGDIENTAVSPKIELAFKDFTSNQGTSQGRVQELPQKTIRSSVMIDNVMEGYMSAAFHIPGINHKDTPALDILSFILGNGDSSRLYKEVKDRKGLVYNIYSYSFMPKEPGLLVITSVMESEKSRDALAAILEETYRLKSEKINDNELEKAKLNIESEFLYGKETVQGQARQLGHFDVVAENINFEKEYINLIYKVKNHDIMRAAKRYLKNENLTAVFLLPHGNGDDINEDLIKDIASKKESKSRCRYPKPCKKGVEQIEKITMENGMTLLIKEDHSTPIVAMRAVFLGGLRFEKKRLNGVNNFIAEMLTKGTRDRNALEIAQLIESTAGSIHGFSGRNSFGLTSEILSRFFDTGLRLFSDIIINPTFDQAELEKERTDILAALKQQEDNLASYTFNIFAKTLYNYHPYGMNILGTKESILNMTRNDLIDYYRTYASPKNLVLSIVGDVRADDTIKKVKQFFQDFAATNFKIPKILKEAPPECIKNVEEYKDKKQAHIVLGFLGTTIYSPDRYALEVLNTVLSGQGGRLFMELRDKLSLAYAVASFFQDGIDPGFIGVYIGTSPEKLDTAIDGIKKELKKVREKKIDSAELERARRYLLGSFEIGLQTNSAKSATMAFGERYGLGYSYFMEYPERIAEVTNDDVLRVARKYLDLDRYSLAVVSPPRGSVCVHMNGLHG